The sequence GGCCGACCGGGATGCCGCGGCCGTCGTCGGCCACGGTGACGGCGCCGTCGCGATGGACGGTGACCTGGATCTTCTTCGCCGAGCCGGCCAGCGCCTCGTCGGCGGCGTTGTCGATCACTTCCTGGATGATGTGCGCCGGCGAGTCGGTGCGGGTGTACATGCCCGGCCGCTCGCGCACCGGCTCCAGGCCCTTGAGGACGCGGAAGGAGGATTCGTCGTAGTTCGTGTTGCTTGCCATGCGGGTTCCGTTTGCAGCCGTCCGCCGTCGGGAGCGGATCACGGGTCGAAAGGATAGCGGCTTTGCCCCGGGCTGTGTGCGCCACGGGCGGGGCGGTCAGTCGGTGGGTGGAGCCTGTCCGGTTTCGGCGCCCAGCTGCGCGAGGAAGGCGCGCATGAACGCGACCCGGTGCGCGGCTTCGCGGCGGGCGGTGTCGGTGTGCAGTGTCTCGCCGACATGAAACAGCTTGCGATAGAAGTGGTCGATGCTGAAGCGCTGGTCGTCCGGCTCACGGTTGTCGCAGAACGGGTCGTCGGTCCTGTAGAGCGGACGGCCGAGCGCACCGCCGACCATCAGGCAGCGGGCGATGCCGATGGCGCCGATCGCTTCGAGCCGGTCGGCATCCTGCACCACGCGGGCTTCGAGCGTCTCGGCAGTGATGCCGGCGCTGAAGCTGTGGGCGGCGATGGCGTGGCTGATCGCCGCCAGGCGCTCGGGCGGCGTGCCCTGGTCGCGCAGCCAGTCGCTGGCCAGCGCGGCGGCATGGCGCGAGGACAGGGCGCGGTCGGGGTGGTTCTTGGGGTAGCTGACGCAGTCGTGCAACCAGGCGGCGGGGATCACGATGGCCAGGTCGGCGCCTTCGGCTGCAGCGATGCGGCGGGCGTTGGCAACCACGCGCTCGACATGGGCGATGTCATGCGCCGGGTCGGCAGGCAGGCGGGTGAGGATGAAGGCGCGCAGTGCGGCCTCGTCGGGAACGGGGTGTGCGCGCGGTGCGCCGCTTGCCTCAGACACTGCCCAGGCTGCGACCGCCGCCGGCAGGGCGCGACTGGCCGTCCGGGCCATAGAGCTGGGGCTGGTTGGCGGCCGCCAGCAAGGTGCTCAGCGCGGCCTGGTTGTGCTGCATGCGCTCGACGATGAGTACGCCGTTGCGCTGGTTGCGGTCGCGGGCTTCGCGCGCCAGCTCGAGGACTGTGTCCCACGCGGCGAGGGCCGCCGGGGCGTCCTGGCACAGCGCACGGATCACCGCATCGCTCGGCTGCTGACCGAGTCGGGCGAGCAGGCGGGTGCGGTCGTCGTTGATTTTCTGAAGCTGCCGGTAGCGCTGGTTTTTTTCTTCGGCCAGTGGCAACAGGGCGTCGGCCTGCCCCTCGATGAGCAGTTGCTCTTCGTGGACGAGCACATCGACGAAGCCGCGCAGGCGCGAGGCTTCGTCGATGATCAGTGCGTGCAGGCGAAGGCGGTCGGGGTGCTGGGTCGTCACGCTTGTCTGGGTTGGTGCGCCAGCATCTGGCGCACGCTTTCGATCAGCCCGTCGGCGACCTTGTTGGCATCGACCTTGAAATGCCCGTCGCTGATGGCCTGCTTGATTTCATCCACACGCGCCTGGTCAACCACCGGAGTTGCCGCAATGGCCTGTTCCGCCTTCTGCAGCCCCGATGACAGCTGCACCTGATCGCCCGTCGGGGCGCTCGGTTGCGCTGCGGCAGTCGCCTTGGCGCGCTGCTCGCCGGCAGGCGTATTGCCCACCGTTTTCACGGAGTTGTCGATTTTCACAGCCTGGTCCTCTTTTTTTATATATGACTACAGATGCTGTTACGGCGATGCACAAGAGAACTTTAGCATTCGAATTAGATACCGAATGTAACGCCGTCAACACCGGTGCCATGCTGTGAAACATATCACGGACTGAGCACGACCTCCCCGTTTTCGGTGGCCACGCCGTGGACCACCTTGCCCGAGGGCAGGCGGACGCGCACGCCGTCGCCGGCGCGGGCGTTGCTCAGTGCGACGCCGCTGTTGGCGACGCGAAAACCATTGCCCTGCACGATGACCGTGACCGGCCGCCCGGACTGGATGACCTGGGGCTGGGCCATCATGGTGGCGCGCAGCGGCTGGCCCTGGGCGACGGCGAAGCGCATCTGGCTGCCGATGGCCTGGGTCGGGTCGGTGAGCAGCTGGCGGCCCATCTCGGTCAGGTCGCCCTGTTGCTCGGCGAGGTCGGCCGCGGTGAGGATCTCGCCGGGGCGCAGGGCGCGGGCGCTGACCAGGTAGCGGCCGATGACGCGCACCTGGGCGCCGACATACAGCGACCAGTTGGCCTGGCCGACGCAGCGCACGCCGACGCGGATGCGTCCCCAGGCGCGGGCGCCGGCCGGCAGCCAGGGCTCGATCCGGTCGCAGGCGGGCAGCGGTGGCTGGGTTTGTGGCGGTGTGACTTCGATGTGCACCTCGCCCGGCAGGCCGGCGCTCTGGCCGCGCAGGAACTCGTAGACCACGGCGCGAATGGTGTCGGCGGACTGGGCGTTGGCGCCCTGGCTGAACAGGACCAGCGCCGTCAGGAGAAGGCGGGGGGCTAAGCGTCTCATACGTCCATTACACCATGGGGCCGTCTTGCGGGCGCCATGAACAGACCGGGCTTTCCGCCGCTGTTTGCCGGATCGGCAAAGCTTGCCGCCTGCCGGCCGGTTTTGCCGGCGCGGCGGCCGAAAAGCCCGCATTTTGAGGGCTTATTCGGACGATGAGCCGCACAAGTCGGTGCGTAGGATGCCTGGCATGAAAGGTGCAATAGGGTTCCTGCCCCTGGCGCCAGCCACCGATGGCCCGAGGCACAGCAGACGAGGTGACACCATGACCAACCGGCTCGACAACGCACTGCAGTTCCACCAGAACGCGCTGAACATCCGCGCCTATCGCCAGCAGTTGCTGTCTTCGAACATCGCCAACGCCGATACGCCGAACTACAAGGCGCGCGACCTGGACTTCAATGCGGCGCTGTCCGGTGCGCTCGGTTCGCGCATGGGCCCGCTGGCCCTGGCCACCACGGCACGCGGTCATCAGTCCGGCAGCACGGCCAACCCGCTCGAAGCGGCGGCGCGCTATCGCACCGAGCAGCAGTCGAGCGTCGATGGCAACACCGTCAACATGGATGTGGAGCGCGCCGCCTTTGCCGAGAACGCGCTGCACTACGAAGCGAGCATCACCTTCATCAACGGCCTGTTGCGCAGCATGCAGTCTGCGGTCCAGGGCCAGTGAGCGGAGGCTGAACGATGAGCATGCTCAATGTCTTCAAGATCGCCGGCTCGGCGCTCAACGCCCAGTCGGTGCGGATGAACACCACCGCCTCGAACATGGCCAACGCCGACAGCGTGGTCGGGCCGGACGGCCAGCCCTACAAGGCCAAGCAGGTGGTGTTTTCGGCCGAGACGGTCGATGGCGCCAGCTCGGTGGGCGTGAAGGTCAATCAGATCGTCGAGAGCGCGGAGCCCGGCCGCATGGTCTATGACCCGACCAACCCCGCCGCCAATGGCGAGGGTTACGTGGAAATGCCCAACGTGAACGTGGTGGAGGAGATGGTCAACATGATCTCGGCCTCGCGTTCGTATCAGGCCAACGCGGAGGTGATGAACACCGCCCGCACCTTGCTCCAGCGCACGCTGGGCATCGGCCAGTAAAGGAGAAGTCAGCCATGGCTGCCGTCGATAGCGCCACCAGCGCCCAACAGATTCTGAACAATCTTGCCCGCACCGACACACAAAAGGCGTCGACCACCGAGGATGCGCAGAACCGCTTCCTGACCCTGCTCACCACGCAGTTGAAGAACCAGGACCCGCTCAACCCGATGGACAACGCGGCGGTGACCTCCCAGCTCGCGCAGATCAGCACGGTCGATGGCATCGAGCGGCTCAACACCATGCTCGGCCAGCTGATGGAAGGTCAGCAGTCGTCCGAGGCGTTGCAGGCGTCGCAACTGCTGGGCCGCGGTGTGCTGGTGCCGGGCAAGGGGCTGGTGCTGACCGACCAGGGCTCGCTCGGCGGCTTCAAGCTGGATGCGGCGGCCGACAAGGTGGTGGTCACCATCACCGATGCCAACGGGCTTGAAGTGGCCTCGGTCGACATGGGCGCCCATGCCGCCGGCACGCATTCCTTCCAGTGGGACGGCACCGCTACCGATGGCACGCCCGCGGCAGCCGGCACCTACACCGTGAAGGTCACCGCCACCAACAAGGACGAAAAAGTGGCGGCCACCGCACTTGAACTCGGCCAGGTCTCCAGCGTGATCCGCGGGCCGAAGAGTGTCGACCTGCAAGTCGGTGCCCTGGGCATCTTCCAACTCGACGAAATCCAGCAAATTCTCTGACGGGAGCACACCGCCATGGCATTCCAACAAGGTCTGAGCGGCCTCAACGCCGCCTCCAAAGCCCTCGACGTGATCAGCAACAACGTGGCCAACGGCAGCAACGTCGGCTTCAAGGGCGGCTCCACACTGTTTACCGACGTCTATGCCGCCGCGCTGAACGGCTCGGCCGCCGGGGTGCAGATCGGTATCGGTACCGCCGTGGGCGCGGTGGCCCAGCAGTTCTCGCAGGGCAACATCACGCCGACCGGCAATCCGCTGGATATCGCCATCAACGGCCAGGGCTTCTTCCGGGTCAGCGGGCAAGGCGCCATCGCCTACACCCGCAACGGCCAGTTCGATGTCGACAAGAACGGCTACATCGTCAACTCGTCGGGCTACCGGCTGACCGGCTACGCGGCCGACAACCAGGGCAACATCCTGCCTTCGTCGCCGACCGACCTGCAGATCGACACCTCCGACCTGCAGCCGCAGCCGTCCTCGGCGATCGCCATCGGGCTGAACCTCGATTCGCGCTCGGTCGCGCCGGGGGTGGCCTTCAGCGCCACCAACCCGGCCACCTACAACGCCTCGACCTCGGTGACGGTCTTCGACTCGCTGGGCAACGACCACATCCTCACCATGTACTTCCAGAAAACCGGCGGTGGTACCTGGGATCTCTACACCCAGCTCGATGGTGGTGCGGCCACGCTGGCCACCGGTAGCCCGTCGATGACCTTCGATGGCGCC comes from Denitromonas sp. and encodes:
- a CDS encoding flagellar protein FlgN, translated to MTTQHPDRLRLHALIIDEASRLRGFVDVLVHEEQLLIEGQADALLPLAEEKNQRYRQLQKINDDRTRLLARLGQQPSDAVIRALCQDAPAALAAWDTVLELAREARDRNQRNGVLIVERMQHNQAALSTLLAAANQPQLYGPDGQSRPAGGGRSLGSV
- the flgA gene encoding flagellar basal body P-ring formation chaperone FlgA is translated as MRRLAPRLLLTALVLFSQGANAQSADTIRAVVYEFLRGQSAGLPGEVHIEVTPPQTQPPLPACDRIEPWLPAGARAWGRIRVGVRCVGQANWSLYVGAQVRVIGRYLVSARALRPGEILTAADLAEQQGDLTEMGRQLLTDPTQAIGSQMRFAVAQGQPLRATMMAQPQVIQSGRPVTVIVQGNGFRVANSGVALSNARAGDGVRVRLPSGKVVHGVATENGEVVLSP
- the flgC gene encoding flagellar basal body rod protein FlgC is translated as MSMLNVFKIAGSALNAQSVRMNTTASNMANADSVVGPDGQPYKAKQVVFSAETVDGASSVGVKVNQIVESAEPGRMVYDPTNPAANGEGYVEMPNVNVVEEMVNMISASRSYQANAEVMNTARTLLQRTLGIGQ
- the flgB gene encoding flagellar basal body rod protein FlgB — encoded protein: MTNRLDNALQFHQNALNIRAYRQQLLSSNIANADTPNYKARDLDFNAALSGALGSRMGPLALATTARGHQSGSTANPLEAAARYRTEQQSSVDGNTVNMDVERAAFAENALHYEASITFINGLLRSMQSAVQGQ
- a CDS encoding HD domain-containing protein, with the translated sequence MSEASGAPRAHPVPDEAALRAFILTRLPADPAHDIAHVERVVANARRIAAAEGADLAIVIPAAWLHDCVSYPKNHPDRALSSRHAAALASDWLRDQGTPPERLAAISHAIAAHSFSAGITAETLEARVVQDADRLEAIGAIGIARCLMVGGALGRPLYRTDDPFCDNREPDDQRFSIDHFYRKLFHVGETLHTDTARREAAHRVAFMRAFLAQLGAETGQAPPTD
- the flgE gene encoding flagellar hook protein FlgE, which produces MAFQQGLSGLNAASKALDVISNNVANGSNVGFKGGSTLFTDVYAAALNGSAAGVQIGIGTAVGAVAQQFSQGNITPTGNPLDIAINGQGFFRVSGQGAIAYTRNGQFDVDKNGYIVNSSGYRLTGYAADNQGNILPSSPTDLQIDTSDLQPQPSSAIAIGLNLDSRSVAPGVAFSATNPATYNASTSVTVFDSLGNDHILTMYFQKTGGGTWDLYTQLDGGAATLATGSPSMTFDGAGALTSGASHTLSLTIPATFGANSPQAVTLDFAGSSQYGSAFGVNRQVQDGYASGRLSGITIADDGTMQGRYSNGQSRNLGQVVLANFASSGGLLSLGSNLWGESPNSGQPLIGAPGSGSLGQLSAGSVEESNVDLTAELVNMITQQRAYQANAQSIRTQDQILQTLVNLR
- a CDS encoding flagellar hook assembly protein FlgD; this encodes MAAVDSATSAQQILNNLARTDTQKASTTEDAQNRFLTLLTTQLKNQDPLNPMDNAAVTSQLAQISTVDGIERLNTMLGQLMEGQQSSEALQASQLLGRGVLVPGKGLVLTDQGSLGGFKLDAAADKVVVTITDANGLEVASVDMGAHAAGTHSFQWDGTATDGTPAAAGTYTVKVTATNKDEKVAATALELGQVSSVIRGPKSVDLQVGALGIFQLDEIQQIL
- the flgM gene encoding flagellar biosynthesis anti-sigma factor FlgM, which translates into the protein MKIDNSVKTVGNTPAGEQRAKATAAAQPSAPTGDQVQLSSGLQKAEQAIAATPVVDQARVDEIKQAISDGHFKVDANKVADGLIESVRQMLAHQPRQA